Proteins from a single region of Stappia sp. ES.058:
- a CDS encoding GNAT family N-acetyltransferase/peptidase C39 family protein: MLSSTSPDPDIRLARTSDLPELLRLENACFSGDRISRRSFRRFLESAGVSCLLAEVQGRCLGYALLLFRSGTAMARLYSLAVDPGARGTGLSRRLLAAAEADAFARERILLRLEVREDNAAARALYERAGYRRHGRVAAYYEDGAAAIRMEKLLHDEAAPPSAVPYFSQTSDFTCGPSCLMMALKHFGAVAAMDERLELRLWRETTTIYLASGHGGCGPFGMAVAAAHRGLRAEVRLAPGGHLFLSSVRDPDKRRVMETVQDDYRAEAAAMGIDSSGAPLTAAALAAEVAGGALAIVLISEYRMQGRRGPHWVLVQGQDARHVFIHDPWLGYEGYETPQDAANLPIPFAEFDRMARWGKPPVRAQILLKKA; this comes from the coding sequence ATGTTGTCCAGCACCTCTCCGGACCCCGACATACGCCTGGCCCGGACAAGCGACCTGCCCGAGCTTCTGCGCCTTGAAAACGCATGCTTTTCCGGCGATCGCATCTCCCGTCGCAGCTTTCGCCGGTTTCTGGAAAGTGCCGGTGTATCCTGTCTTCTGGCAGAGGTGCAGGGCCGGTGCCTTGGGTATGCGCTGCTGCTGTTTCGCTCCGGCACGGCAATGGCACGATTGTATTCCCTCGCCGTCGATCCCGGCGCGCGCGGGACCGGGCTGTCGCGCCGCCTGCTGGCCGCTGCCGAGGCGGATGCCTTTGCGCGCGAGCGCATCCTGTTGCGGCTCGAGGTGCGCGAGGACAATGCAGCCGCGCGCGCACTCTACGAGCGGGCCGGCTACCGGCGGCACGGGCGGGTCGCGGCCTACTACGAGGACGGCGCCGCGGCGATCCGCATGGAAAAGCTGCTGCACGACGAGGCGGCGCCACCGTCCGCCGTGCCCTATTTCTCGCAGACGTCGGATTTTACCTGCGGGCCTTCCTGCCTGATGATGGCGCTGAAGCACTTCGGCGCGGTAGCGGCGATGGACGAGCGGCTGGAACTGCGGCTCTGGCGGGAGACGACGACGATCTATCTGGCCTCGGGTCACGGCGGCTGCGGTCCCTTCGGCATGGCGGTCGCCGCCGCGCATCGCGGTCTTCGGGCCGAGGTGCGGCTTGCGCCGGGCGGACATCTGTTCCTGTCGTCGGTGCGCGATCCGGACAAGCGCCGGGTGATGGAGACCGTGCAGGACGACTACCGTGCCGAGGCGGCGGCGATGGGGATCGACAGTTCCGGCGCGCCGCTCACCGCCGCCGCGCTCGCCGCAGAGGTGGCTGGCGGCGCCTTGGCCATCGTGCTGATTTCCGAATACCGCATGCAGGGGCGGCGCGGCCCGCATTGGGTGCTGGTTCAGGGGCAGGATGCGCGCCATGTGTTCATTCACGACCCCTGGCTCGGCTACGAAGGTTATGAAACGCCGCAGGACGCCGCCAACCTGCCGATCCCGTTCGCGGAATTCGATCGCATGGCACGCTGGGGCAAACCGCCGGTTCGCGCGCAGATCCTCCTGAAGAAGGCCTAG
- a CDS encoding iron-sulfur cluster assembly scaffold protein, protein MLDDVYNSKILELAGNIPRIGHLDAPDASAKAHSKLCGSTVNVHLKVHNDVVTDFAHEVKACALGQASSAIMARNIIGASAAELRDLRQRMRAMLKEGGPPPEGRFAECAYLEPVREYKARHASTMLTFDAVVDALDKIDEKRGSDAA, encoded by the coding sequence ATGCTTGACGATGTCTACAACAGCAAAATCCTCGAATTGGCTGGAAATATCCCCCGTATCGGTCATCTCGACGCGCCTGACGCCTCTGCGAAGGCTCACTCTAAGTTGTGTGGATCGACAGTCAATGTCCACTTAAAAGTGCATAATGATGTTGTGACGGATTTTGCTCACGAGGTCAAAGCGTGTGCGCTCGGACAGGCGTCGTCCGCGATCATGGCGCGCAACATCATCGGGGCGAGCGCCGCGGAATTGCGGGATCTGCGCCAGCGCATGCGGGCGATGCTGAAAGAGGGCGGCCCGCCGCCAGAGGGCCGGTTCGCCGAATGCGCGTATCTGGAGCCGGTGCGCGAGTACAAGGCCCGCCACGCCTCCACGATGCTGACGTTCGACGCGGTGGTCGATGCCCTCGACAAGATCGACGAGAAGCGCGGTTCCGACGCTGCCTGA
- the folE gene encoding GTP cyclohydrolase I FolE: MDAILNPVAQRDDSTESPLARPTREQAEAAVRTLLAWAGDDPTREGVLDTPKRVAKAYQEIFSGYDQDPAEHLKRTFEDVGGYDDIVLVRGIPFFSHCEHHMLPFVGEAHVAYYPSEGVVGLSKIARVVDIFAKRLQTQENLTAQITEAMDTHLAPRGIAVMLEAEHQCMTMRGVQKRGVSTITTQFTGVFRDDPTEQVRFMSLIRDARRG; encoded by the coding sequence ATGGATGCCATTTTGAACCCGGTCGCGCAGCGCGACGACAGCACCGAGTCCCCGCTTGCACGCCCCACACGCGAGCAAGCGGAAGCCGCCGTGCGGACGCTGCTTGCCTGGGCAGGCGACGATCCGACGCGTGAAGGCGTGCTCGACACGCCAAAGCGCGTGGCGAAGGCGTATCAGGAGATCTTCTCCGGTTACGATCAGGATCCCGCCGAACACCTGAAGCGCACCTTCGAGGACGTCGGTGGCTACGACGACATCGTGCTGGTGCGCGGAATTCCGTTCTTTTCGCATTGCGAGCACCACATGCTGCCGTTTGTCGGCGAGGCGCATGTCGCCTATTACCCGTCTGAAGGCGTTGTCGGCCTGTCGAAGATCGCGCGCGTGGTGGATATCTTCGCAAAGCGCCTGCAGACGCAGGAAAATCTCACCGCACAGATCACCGAAGCCATGGACACCCACCTTGCCCCGCGCGGCATAGCGGTTATGCTTGAGGCTGAGCACCAGTGCATGACCATGCGCGGCGTGCAGAAGCGCGGCGTCTCGACGATCACGACGCAGTTCACAGGCGTCTTCCGGGACGACCCGACAGAGCAGGTTCGTTTCATGAGCCTGATCCGGGACGCAAGGCGCGGCTGA
- the thrS gene encoding threonine--tRNA ligase: protein MIDLTFPDNSVRAFEPGITGAEIATGISKSLAKKAVAVAIDGALADLSEPIRRDAKLEIVTRDDPRALELIRHDAAHVMAEAVQELWPGTQVTIGPVIENGFYYDFKRDEPFTPEDLPVIEKKMREIIQRGDAFSKEVWSREEAKRHFLAKGETYKVELLDAIPEGEDVKIYKQGDWLDLCRGPHMASTKQVGDAFKLMKVAGAYWRGDSDNEMLTRIYGTAWANDAELKAYLHMLEEAEKRDHRKLGREMDLFHFQEEGPGVVFWHAKGWSLFQSLVSYMRRRLDEDYDEVNAPQILDTSLWETSGHWGWYKENMFSVQCADPEAEDTRLFALKPMNCPGHVQIFKHGLKSYRDLPLRLAEFGAVHRYEPSGAMHGLMRVRGFTQDDAHVFCTEAQLAEECLKINDLILSTYSDFGFDEIVVKLSTRPEKRVGSDASWDHAEEIMGEVLKTIEAQSGGRIKTGILEGEGAFYGPKFEYTLRDAIGREWQCGTTQVDFTLPERFGAFYVDANGEKKTPVMVHRAICGSMERFLGILIENFAGHFPLWLAPQQVVVTTITSDADDYAREVLAALKKAGLRAEIDLRNEKINYKVREHSLAKTPVIVVCGKREAEERTVNIRRLGSKHQTPMGLDEAVSSLADEAIAPDLRREAD, encoded by the coding sequence ATGATCGATCTGACCTTTCCCGACAATTCCGTTCGCGCGTTCGAACCCGGCATCACCGGCGCCGAGATCGCAACCGGCATTTCCAAGTCGCTCGCCAAGAAGGCGGTTGCGGTGGCCATCGACGGGGCGCTTGCCGACCTGTCGGAGCCGATCCGCCGCGATGCGAAGCTGGAAATCGTCACGCGCGACGATCCGCGCGCGCTGGAGCTGATCCGCCACGACGCGGCCCATGTGATGGCGGAAGCCGTTCAGGAGCTATGGCCGGGAACGCAGGTCACCATCGGTCCGGTGATCGAGAACGGCTTTTATTACGACTTCAAGCGCGACGAACCCTTCACCCCCGAGGACCTTCCGGTCATCGAAAAGAAGATGCGCGAGATCATCCAGCGCGGCGACGCCTTCAGCAAGGAAGTGTGGTCGCGCGAGGAAGCCAAGCGGCATTTTCTCGCCAAGGGCGAGACCTACAAGGTGGAACTGCTCGACGCGATTCCCGAAGGCGAGGACGTCAAGATCTACAAGCAGGGCGACTGGCTCGACCTGTGCCGCGGTCCGCATATGGCCTCGACCAAACAGGTCGGCGATGCCTTCAAGCTGATGAAGGTCGCCGGCGCCTATTGGCGCGGCGACAGCGACAACGAGATGCTGACCCGCATCTACGGCACCGCCTGGGCGAATGACGCCGAGCTGAAAGCCTATCTCCACATGCTGGAGGAGGCGGAGAAGCGCGACCACCGCAAGCTCGGCCGCGAGATGGACCTGTTCCATTTCCAGGAAGAGGGACCGGGCGTCGTCTTCTGGCACGCCAAGGGCTGGAGCCTGTTCCAGAGCCTCGTGTCCTATATGCGCCGCCGTCTCGACGAGGATTACGACGAGGTCAACGCGCCGCAGATCCTCGACACCTCGCTGTGGGAGACCTCCGGTCACTGGGGCTGGTACAAGGAGAACATGTTCTCCGTGCAATGCGCCGACCCGGAAGCCGAGGACACGCGGCTCTTCGCGCTGAAGCCGATGAACTGCCCGGGTCACGTGCAGATCTTCAAGCACGGGCTGAAGAGCTACCGCGACCTGCCGCTGCGGCTGGCCGAGTTCGGTGCCGTGCACCGCTACGAGCCGTCCGGCGCCATGCACGGGCTGATGCGCGTGCGCGGCTTCACCCAGGACGACGCCCATGTCTTCTGCACCGAGGCCCAGCTTGCCGAGGAATGCCTGAAGATCAACGACCTGATCCTGTCGACCTATTCCGACTTCGGCTTCGACGAGATCGTCGTCAAGCTCTCCACCCGCCCGGAAAAGCGGGTCGGCTCCGATGCCTCCTGGGATCACGCCGAGGAGATAATGGGCGAGGTCCTGAAGACTATCGAGGCGCAGTCGGGCGGTCGCATCAAGACAGGGATCCTGGAAGGCGAGGGTGCCTTCTACGGACCGAAATTCGAATACACGCTGCGCGACGCCATCGGCCGCGAATGGCAATGCGGCACGACGCAGGTCGACTTCACCCTGCCGGAGCGCTTCGGCGCCTTCTATGTCGACGCCAACGGCGAGAAGAAGACCCCGGTGATGGTGCACCGTGCGATCTGCGGATCGATGGAGCGCTTTCTCGGCATTCTCATCGAGAACTTCGCCGGTCACTTCCCGCTGTGGCTTGCGCCGCAGCAGGTGGTCGTCACAACGATCACCTCGGACGCCGACGACTATGCCCGCGAGGTGCTGGCGGCACTGAAGAAGGCGGGGCTGCGCGCCGAGATCGATCTCCGCAACGAGAAGATCAACTACAAGGTCCGCGAACACTCGCTCGCCAAGACGCCGGTGATCGTGGTCTGCGGCAAGCGCGAGGCGGAGGAGCGCACGGTGAACATCCGCCGTCTCGGCTCCAAGCACCAGACGCCGATGGGTCTCGACGAGGCGGTGTCGTCGCTCGCCGACGAGGCGATTGCCCCGGACCTGCGCCGGGAAGCGGACTGA
- the yidD gene encoding membrane protein insertion efficiency factor YidD encodes MCPSTSHEPAGRTGPVARVAIGLIRVYQLTLSAFIGRSCRYAPTCSEYTSDAIRQHGLWAGVWIGLARLQRCRPGGGSGFDPVPETCDHRAFRFRPWRFGRWRSDHIDPSTRLD; translated from the coding sequence ATGTGCCCTTCGACCTCGCACGAACCCGCTGGCAGGACCGGCCCCGTCGCGCGTGTCGCGATCGGGCTGATCCGTGTCTATCAACTGACCCTGTCTGCCTTCATCGGTCGCTCGTGCCGCTATGCGCCGACTTGTTCGGAATACACTTCCGATGCCATTCGCCAGCATGGTCTGTGGGCCGGGGTCTGGATCGGTCTTGCGCGGCTGCAGCGCTGTCGACCGGGCGGCGGCAGCGGCTTCGATCCCGTGCCTGAGACATGCGACCACCGGGCGTTCCGCTTCCGGCCCTGGCGGTTCGGCCGCTGGCGAAGCGATCATATCGATCCTTCGACGCGGCTTGACTGA
- a CDS encoding RimK family protein, with amino-acid sequence MATWVVLVDNPKDVSNADTPHKVMSVRDYLMRPKLFTGTHPNIINLSRSYAYQGAGYYASLLAEARQHRVLPNVETMIELSRKGLYRHALPELEDSLNRCLAKADKSVVGERILVCLGHTGVAALEPFARLLFDWYRAPILEVTRTSGDWSAIGRIRTVPISDLDADRRAFMMQSLERYTHRVWRAPKQRVPMKHSLAVLSDPKEELPPSSQASLRHMAKVAARQGVEIVPIGKGDLDRLAQYDALFIRETTNIDNHTYRFARRATQERMPVIDDPVSMIRCTNKVYLAELMETHGVPVPRTAILSSVKEAAGLEERLGSPVVLKIPDGSFSRGVFRVVGEAEIAEKLRLLLEDSDIILAQEYCPTEFDWRIGVLDGEPLFSVQYLMAKKHWQIVKHEDGKQAKEGSFRSVSLAETPPAVVETAVRAARLIGDGFYGVDLKSFGERVVVIEVNDNPNLDHGVEDSAEKDVVWERLVRWFVRRIEAR; translated from the coding sequence ATGGCGACCTGGGTCGTACTCGTCGACAATCCCAAGGATGTCTCCAACGCCGACACGCCGCACAAGGTGATGAGCGTGCGCGACTACCTGATGCGGCCGAAGCTCTTCACCGGCACGCATCCCAATATCATCAACCTGTCGCGCTCCTACGCCTATCAGGGCGCGGGCTATTATGCCTCGCTGCTGGCGGAAGCGCGCCAGCACCGCGTGCTGCCGAATGTCGAGACGATGATCGAACTGTCGCGCAAGGGGCTGTATCGCCATGCGCTTCCCGAGCTTGAGGACAGCCTCAACCGCTGTCTTGCCAAGGCAGACAAGAGCGTCGTCGGCGAGCGCATCCTCGTGTGCCTGGGACACACCGGCGTGGCCGCGCTGGAGCCCTTCGCGCGGCTGCTGTTCGACTGGTACCGTGCGCCGATCCTGGAGGTGACGCGCACGTCCGGCGACTGGTCGGCGATCGGCCGGATCCGCACCGTGCCGATCTCGGATCTCGATGCCGACCGCCGGGCCTTCATGATGCAAAGCCTGGAGCGCTACACGCATCGCGTCTGGCGCGCGCCGAAGCAGCGCGTGCCGATGAAACATTCGCTTGCCGTCCTGTCCGATCCGAAGGAAGAGCTGCCGCCCTCCAGCCAGGCGTCGCTGCGTCACATGGCCAAGGTCGCCGCCCGTCAGGGCGTCGAGATCGTGCCCATCGGCAAGGGCGACCTCGACCGGCTGGCGCAATACGATGCGCTGTTCATCCGCGAGACGACGAACATCGACAACCACACCTACCGCTTCGCCCGCCGCGCGACGCAGGAGCGCATGCCGGTGATCGACGATCCGGTCTCGATGATCCGCTGCACCAACAAGGTCTATCTGGCCGAACTGATGGAAACGCACGGCGTGCCGGTGCCGCGCACGGCGATCCTTTCCAGCGTCAAGGAGGCGGCGGGGCTTGAAGAGCGGCTCGGCTCGCCGGTGGTGTTGAAGATCCCGGACGGGTCGTTCAGCCGGGGCGTCTTCCGGGTCGTGGGCGAAGCGGAGATCGCGGAAAAGCTGAGACTTCTGCTCGAGGACAGCGACATCATCCTGGCGCAGGAATACTGCCCGACGGAATTCGACTGGCGCATCGGCGTGCTCGACGGCGAGCCGCTTTTTTCCGTGCAGTATCTGATGGCCAAGAAGCACTGGCAGATCGTCAAGCACGAGGACGGCAAGCAGGCCAAGGAGGGGAGCTTTCGCTCCGTGTCGCTCGCCGAAACGCCGCCGGCGGTGGTGGAGACGGCGGTGCGCGCCGCGCGCCTCATCGGCGACGGCTTCTATGGCGTCGACCTCAAATCCTTCGGCGAGCGGGTGGTGGTGATCGAGGTCAACGACAATCCCAACCTCGATCACGGCGTCGAGGATTCAGCGGAAAAGGACGTTGTCTGGGAGCGGCTGGTGCGCTGGTTCGTGCGTCGCATCGAGGCGCGGTGA